In the genome of Vicia villosa cultivar HV-30 ecotype Madison, WI linkage group LG7, Vvil1.0, whole genome shotgun sequence, one region contains:
- the LOC131618918 gene encoding uncharacterized protein LOC131618918, with protein sequence MSSKFLPKIRKFESGYEKRKKKKRLDELTQSQLGALDKFIIKESKNLVENQNADNVDVEILENVVTTENIEDNGDVNATKNNNLDVETVDVDNVSDNGKDIFDPRIWDSLDSKSIDLLATKGPKIDFSIVKGPKDKSSRRFTANLYTRVLSNGEKCDRDWLVYSKELNRAFCFCCKVFKKGIGRGQLANEDFSDWAHVGERLREHEIGMEHIKNMTTWYELRHRMQNFETIDKTSQRLINKEKDHWKSVLKRIISMVKFLAKHNLAFRGSNERLYQNSNGNFLGLIEMLAEFDPVIQEQIRRITNNNIHVHFLGHSIQNEKIILLASAIKNEIIRKIKQAKYFSVILDCTPDVSHHEQMSLIIRYVNVYSNSVSVEESFLGFMNVDKTTGQGLFDVLQNKLKRLDLDLFDVRGQGYDNGSNMKGKHQGVKMKFLDMNPRAFYTPCSCHSLNLTLCDMANSCVKAKDFFGVVQRIYTIFSNTTKRWKILKDNVKGLTPKSL encoded by the coding sequence ATGTCTTCTAAATTCCTTCCTAAAATTAGAAAGTTTGAGTCTGGATACGAGAAGcgtaagaaaaagaaaagacttGATGAGTTAACTCAATCTCAATTGGGAGCTCTTGATAAATTcataataaaagaatcaaaaaattTAGTTGAAAATCAAAATGCTGATAATGTTGATGTAGAAATTCTTGAAAACGTGGTTACTACTGAAAATATAGAAGATAATGGTGATGTTAATGCtactaaaaataataacttaGACGTTGAAACGGTTGATGTTGATAATGTTAGTGACAATGGAAAAGATATATTTGATCCGAGAATTTGGGATTCTCTTGATTCCAAAAGTATTGATTTATTAGCTACGAAAGGTCCTAAAATAGATTTCTCTATTGTGAAGGGTCCTAAAGATAAATCATCTAGACGATTTACAGCTAATTTGTATACTAGAGTTTTATCAAATGGAGAGAAGTGTGATAGAGATTGGCTTGTTTACTCAAAAGAGCTTAATAGagcattttgtttttgttgtaaggtTTTTAAAAAAGGGATTGGTAGAGGTCAATTAGCAAATGAGGATTTTAGTGATTGGGCACATGTTGGTGAAAGACTTAGAGAACATGAAATAGGTATGGAACATATTAAGAATATGACTACTTGGTATGAGTTGCGTCATAGAATGCAAAACTTTGAGACTATTGATAAAACATCTCAAAGGTTGATTAACAAAGAAAAGGATCATTGGAAAAGTgttttaaaaagaattatttcAATGGTGAAATTTCTTGCTAAACATAATTTAGCCTTTCGTGGTTCTAATGAGAGATTGTACCAAAATAGCAATGGCAATTTTTTAGGCTTAATTGAAATGTTAGCTGAATTTGACCCAGTTATCCAAGAACAGATTAGACgtattacaaataataatattcatGTTCACTTTCTTGGACATAGCATCCAAAACGAGAAAATAATTTTGCTTGCTTCTGCAATTAAAAATGAAATCATTAGAAAAATCAAACAAGCAAAGTATTTTTCAGTGATACTTGATTGTACTCCAGATGTCAGTCACCATGAGCAAATGTCTTTGATAATACGATATGTGAATGTTTATTCAAATTCCGTAAGTGTTGAAGAATCTTTTTTAGGATTTATGAATGTGGATAAAACAACTGGCCAAGGACTTTTTGATGTTTtacaaaataaattgaaaaggCTTGATCTTGACCTATTTGATGTGCGAGGACAAGGTTATGATAATGGGTCAAATATGAAAGGAAAACATCAAGGTGTAAAAATGAAATTTCTAGACATGAATCCAAGAGCCTTTTATACTCCATGTAGTTGTCATAGTCTTAATTTGACGTTGTGTGACATGGCTAACTCGTGTGTTAAAGCTAAAGACTTTTTTGGAGTTGTTCAACGCATTTATACTATTTTTTCTAATACCACTAAGAGAtggaaaattttaaaagataatgtcAAAGGGTTGACTCCAAAATCATTATAA